In Phenylobacterium hankyongense, the sequence CTCGACCACCACGATGGCGTCGTCGACCAGCAGGCCGATGACCAGCACGACGGCGAACAGGGTCAGGGTGTTGATCGAATAGCCGAAGGCCGCCAGCACGCCGAAGGTGCCCAGCAGCACCACCGGGACCGCGATGGTCGGGATCAGGGTGGCGCGCCAGTTCTGCAGGAAGACGAACATGACGATGACCACCAGCACCATGGCTTCGGCGAGCGTCTTGATCACCTCGTGGATCGAGATCCGCACGAAGGTGGTGTTGTCGACCGGGAACGACAGCTTGACCCCGGGCGGGAAGGTGGAGGCGAGCTCCTGGGCCCGCGCCTTGACCGCATCGGCGGTGGTCAGGGCGTTGGCGCCGGGCGCGAGCTGGACGGCGACGCCGGCGGCCGGGTGGCCGTTCAGGCGGCTGATCGCATCGTAGTTCTCGCTGCCGAGCTCGACGCGGGCGACGTCGCCGACGGTGACCAGGCCGCCGCTCGCCGCGCTGCGCACGATCACCTTGCGGAAGTCGTCGGCGGTCTTCAGCCGCGACTGCGCCGTGACGGTGGCGTTCAGCTGCTGGCCGGGCGGGGCGGGCAGGCCGCCGATCTGGCCGGCGGAGACCTGGGTGTTCTGCGCCTGGATGGCCGCCTGCACGTCCCCCGGGTTGAGCTTGAGGTTGGTCAGCTTGAACGGATCGAGCCAGATGCGCATGGCGTGCTGGGCGCCGAAGGTCTGGATCGCGCCGACGCCGTCCACCCGCGACAGCGGGTCCTGCAGGTTGCTGACGATGAAGTCGGCGATGTCGAAGTTGGTGTAGCGGTCGGTGGGATCCGACAGCGCGACGATCAGCAGGAAGTTGGTGCGGGTCTTGGCGACCGTGACGCCCAGCTGCTGCACCTGCTGCGGCAGCAGCGGGGTGGCGGCCTGGACCTTGTTCTGCACCTGCACCTGGGCGATGTCGGGATTGGTCCCGGCCTTGAAGGTGGCGGTGATGGTCACCTGGCCGCTGGAGCTGCTGTTCGACGAGAAGTAGATCAGGCCGTCGAGGCCCTTCAGCTGCTGCTCGATCACCTGGGTCACCGAGTTCTGCAACGTCTCGGCGGACGCCCCTGGATAGGTGGCGTTGATGGTGACCGCGGGCGGGGCGATGTCCGGATACTGGGCGATCGGCAGGGTGCGGACCGCGAGCGCGCCCGCCAGCATGATCACCAGGGCGATGACCCAGGCGAAGATCGGCCGGTCGATGAAGAAGCGGGACATCGGGCGGGCCTACTTGGCGGCCATGACGGGCGCAGCGCGGGGCGATCCGGCCGGCACGGCGTGGACGGGGGCGCCGGCCTTCACCTTCTGCAGTCCTTCCACGATCAGCCGGTCGCCCGCCGACAGGCCGGAGGTGACGAGCCACTTGTCGCCGATCGCCGGCCCGGTGGTCAGGGTCCGCTGCTGCGCCTTGCCCTGGGCGTCGACCACCATGGCCGTGGGCAGGCCCCGCTCGTCGCGGGTGACGCCCACCTGGGGCGCGAGGATGGCGCTTGGGACCACGCCCTGCGGCACCACGGCCTTGACGTACATGCCGGGGAGGAGGGCCGCGGCCGGGTTCGGGAAGACCGCGCGCAGGGTCACCGCGCCGGTGCTCTCGTCGACCGTGACGTCCGAGAAGGCGAGCACGCCCGTGCGGTCGTAATCGCTGCCGTCCTCGAGGCGCAGCCGCACCGTCACCGAGCCGGGCGCGATCTTGCCCGACCGCAGGCTGCGCTGAAGGGCGAGCAGCTCACCGGCGGACTGGTTGATGTCCACGTAGACGGTGTCCAGCCGCTGGATGGTGGTCAGCGCACTGGCCTGGCTGGCGGTGACCAGGGCCCCGCGGGTGACGGTGGAGCGGCCGATGCGACCGGAGATCGGGGCCGTGACGCGGGTGTAGCCGAGGTTGATGCGCGCGCTGTCCACCGCCGCCTGCGCCTGCTGCACCTGGGCGGAGGCCTGGCCGTAGGCGGCGGCGGCGTCGTCGGCCTCCTGGCGGCTGACGGCGTTGATCTTGACCAGGTCGGCGTAACGCTCGGACTTCAGCCGGGCCGTGGTCAGCATGGCCCGCGCGTTGGCCAACTGGCCGTTCGCCTGGGCCAAGGCGGCGCGGTAGGGCGCCGGGTCGATCTGGTAGAGCAGCTGGCCGCGCTTGACCGTGGAGCCCTCGGTGAAGAGGCGGCCTTCGATCAGGCCGCTGACCTGGGGCCGCACCTCGGAGGTTTCGACCGCGCTCGTCCGGCCTGGGAGTTCGGTCTGGATGGCCGCCGGCTGTGGCTGCAGGACCACGACGCCGACCTCAGGCGGACCTTGCGGCGGCGGCCCCGAGGGCTTGCCGCACCCGGTGACCGTCGCGGCGAGGAGGGCCGCGGCCAGGAGACGAATTCCGAAGTGGGACACGATGACGCCTCGCGAGAGTGGCGGTGCTTTTGTCGGTTTGGGCGCGCACGTCAAGCGGTGCGTGCCCAAGCTTGGCCAGACAACCTGGGGTGGGCCGCAGGGCGGTGGCATAACCGGTTATTCAGGGCTGTCGCCTGCGGAGCCCGGAAAACGCCGGTCGGCGAAACCCGGCCGAGGCGATCCTATGGACGGGGGCCGGCGGCCGGAACCGGGTCCGCCCCGCCGGGTGAGCCGGGGACCTCCGGCAGTGCGGGCAGGGCGGCGGGACGGCGGTAGCTGAGGCCGTAACCGGAGGCGAACAGCGGGTCGTAGCCCGGCTCGCCGCGGTTCAACCGCGTCTGGCTGGCGAACTTCGGCCAGGCGTAGGAAAGACGGCCGGTGAAGTCGTGGCGCGCCCGGCCCTTGGCGTCGCCGACCAGCACGTCGGCGATCCCGCCGCCCTCGCTGCCCGGCAACCAGGCGGCGACGAAGGCGTCGGCGGCGGCGAGCTCCGGGTTCACCCACAGCGGCCGGCCGGACAGGAACACCGCCACCACCGGGATTCCCTGGGCCTTCAGCTTGCTGAGCAGGGCGAGGTCCGTCTTGGCGCCCGGCTGGTATTCCAGCGTCGCCAGGTCCCCCCGGGATTCGGCGTAGGGGTTTTCGCCGAACACCACGACCGCCACGTCGGGCTTGCGCCGGAACGATCCGTCGGGGCTCAGCTCGGCCATGCCGCCGGCCGCGTGGACCGCTTCGCGCAGGCCCGACCAGATCGACTGGGCGTTCGGGAAGTCGCCCGGCGTGTTGCCCTGGCCCTGCCAGCTGAGCGTCCAGCCGCCGGCCTGCTTGGCGACGTTGTCGGCGCCGTCGCCGGCCACCAGCACATGGGCCGAGCCGCGGATCGGTAGCACCGAGCCCTCGTTCTTCAGCAGCACCAGGGACTCGCGGACCGCCTGGCGGGCGATGGCGCGGTGCTGCGGCGACCCGAGGGTGTCGAGCCGGCCTTCCCAGGGGCGCGGCCCGAACAGGCCGGCCTTGGCCTTCACCCGCAGGATTCGGCGCACCGCATCGTCGATGCGCGCCATCGGGATCTCGCCGGACCGGGCCTGGGCCAGGGTGTTGCGGTAGAGACCCTTCCAGGTGTCGGGGGCCATGACCATGTCGATCCCGGCGTTGATCGCCGCGGGGCAGTTCTCGTTGGTGCAGCCCGGCAGCTGGCCGAGGGCGTTCCAGTCGCTGACCACGAAGCCGTCGAAGCCCATCCGCTGCTTCAGCACGCCGGTGAGCAGGCTGGCGTTGGCGTGCATCTTGACGCCCTGCCAGCTCGAGTAGGAGGCCATGACGGTCATCGCGCCGGCCTCGATCGCCGCCACGTAGCCCGGGGCGTTCAGGCGGGCGAGTTCGGACTCGTCGTACAGGTTGTCGCCCTGGTCCTTGCCCTTGTCCGTGCCGCCGTCGCCGAGGAAGTGCTTGGCCGATGCGGCCACGTGCCCGGCCTGGAGCGCGGGCCAGGTCGCCGGCGCGCCCTGCAGGCCGGCGACCATCTGGCCGGCGTAGGCGGCGACGAGCTGCGGATCCTCCGAATAGCCCTCGTAGGTGCGGCCCCAGCGGTCGTCGCGCACCACCGCCAGGGTCGGGGCGAAGGCCCAGTCGATGCCGGCGGCGGCGGTCTCCTGAGCGGTCGCCTCGCCGATGCGGCGCATCAGCGCCGGGTCGTGCATGGCGCCCAGCCCGATGTTGTGCGGAAAGAGCGTGGCGCCCACGACGTTGTTGTTCCCGTGCACGGCGTCCACCCCGAGCATCACCGGGATCGGCGTGTGGCCGGGGCGGGTCTCCAGGGACACGGCCCGGAAGGCGCGGGCGGTGGCCAGCCAGGCTGCGGCCGGCGAGCGGTCGGGCGCCCCCAGCGGCGGGCTGTCGCCGCCGGCCAGGATCGACCCCAGCGGATAGTCCCGCAGGTCTTCCGGCCTGATGCTGGCGATGTCGGCCTGGATCAGCTGTCCGACCTTCTCCTCCAGGCTCATCGTCGCCATCAGCCCGGTGACGAAGGCCTCGGTCTTCGGGTCCGTCAGGCCGCGGCTGTGGGCGGCAGGCCAGCGATCGGGGTGGGCCAGGCCCGGCGGATCAGCGGCGAGCGCCGGCCCGCGGAAGCCGCCGAGGATCGCGGCCACGGCGGCGAGGCTGGCGGCGGCGCGGCGGCAGGTCTGGCGGGTCATCGGGCCAAGCTCCGGCGGCAAAGGTGGGGGCAGGCGGGGCCATCCCGCCAGGCGCAAACTACGGCCGTAATACCCATCCTGGGGAATGGCGGCGTCGCCGGAGCCGGGCCGACATCCTAGGGTGGCGCCCGGACTGGGCCAAGGCGCCACGGCGCCGAAAGAGCCACGGCCGAGGGAGTCACGGGAAGATGCCGCTCGACTACGACCTCTATTGGTCATTCCGCTCGCCCTATTCCTACATGGTCGCCCCGAGGTTGCTGGCGCTGGAGGCGGAGCACGAGGTCGCGTGCCGCGTGCGCCCGGTCTATCCGCTGGCCGTGCGCACGCCGGAGTTCTTCGACACCCGCGATCCGCTCTGGCTGCCCTATTTCATGACCGACGTGTTCCGGGAGGCGGCCTTCCTGCGCCTGCCGTTTCGCTGGCCGCGGCCCGACCCCGTGCAGCGCGGCCCCGACGGCCGCTATCCCGAAGCTCAGCCCTGGATCCATCGCCTGACCCACCTGGGCGTCGCCGCCGCCGAGCGCGGCCGGGGCCTGGCCTTCCTCGTCGAGGCCAGCCGGGTGATCTGGAGCGGCGACGTGGACGACTGGCAGGAGGGCGACCACCTGGCCCGCGCCGCCGAGCGCGCCGGCCTCGACTTCGCCGAGATGGCCGCGGCGGTGGACGCCGCGCCGGACCGCTACGCCGCGGTGGTCGAGGAGAACCAGGTCGCCCAGCGGGCGGCCGGCCACTGGGGCGTGCCGATGATGGTGTTCGGCGGCGAGGCCTTCTTCGGCCAGGACCGGTTCGACCAGCTCAAGTGGCGGATGCAGCAGCACGGGCTGACGGCGAGGCGCGGATCATGACCCAGGCGAAGATCGGGCGGACGCTGGCCGACTCCACGCCCTACTGGCCGCCGAAGCCGCAGGCCCCGAAGGGTGCGCCGAACATCCTCGTGGTGCTGTTCGACGACGTGGGGTTCTCGGACTTCGGCTGTTACGGCTCGCCGATCCGCACGCCGACCATCGACGCCCTGGCGGCCGGCGGCCTGCGCTATTCCGGCTTCCACACCACCGCCATGTGCTCGACGACGCGCGCGGCGCTGCTCACCGGGCGCAACCACCATTCGGTGGGGATGGGCTGCCTGGCCAACTTCGACAGCGGCTACCCGGGCTACCGCGGCAAGATCGCCCATGAGGCGGGGACCCTGCCGGAGATGCTGCGCCCGCACGGCTACCGCAACTACATGGTCGGCAAGTGGCACGTGACGTCGCTGACCGAGTCCGGGCCGACCGGGCCCTTCGACGGATGGCCCCTGGGCCGCGGGTTCGACCGCTACTACGGCTTCATGGACGCCGAGACGGACCAGTACGCGCCCGAGCTGGTGCGGGACAACACGGCGATCGATCCACCCGGCGGCTACGCCGACGGCTACCACCTGACCGCCGACCTGGTGGACGAGTCCATCCGCTACCTGGCCGACCACATGGCCGACGCGCCGCAGACGCCGTGGCTGCTGTGGCTGGCCTTCGGGGCCTGCCATGCGCCGCACCAGGCGCCGAAGGAGATCATCGAGAGCTACGACCCGGTGTTCGCCGGCGGCTGGGACGTGGAGCGCGAACGCCGGCTGGCGCGGCAGAAGGCGCTGGGGATCGTTCCGGCCGACACCCGCCTGCCGCCGCGCAACGACGGGGTCCGCGCCTGGGAGGAGCTCAGCGCCGACGAGCAGAAGGTGACCACCCGCCTGCAGAGCGCCTTCGCCGGCATGCTCGACCATGCCGACCGCCAGCTCGCCCGGCTGGTGGCCTTCCTGGAGGAGACCGGGGTGGCCGACGACACCCTGATCCTGGTGCTGTCGGACAA encodes:
- a CDS encoding efflux RND transporter periplasmic adaptor subunit, translated to MSHFGIRLLAAALLAATVTGCGKPSGPPPQGPPEVGVVVLQPQPAAIQTELPGRTSAVETSEVRPQVSGLIEGRLFTEGSTVKRGQLLYQIDPAPYRAALAQANGQLANARAMLTTARLKSERYADLVKINAVSRQEADDAAAAYGQASAQVQQAQAAVDSARINLGYTRVTAPISGRIGRSTVTRGALVTASQASALTTIQRLDTVYVDINQSAGELLALQRSLRSGKIAPGSVTVRLRLEDGSDYDRTGVLAFSDVTVDESTGAVTLRAVFPNPAAALLPGMYVKAVVPQGVVPSAILAPQVGVTRDERGLPTAMVVDAQGKAQQRTLTTGPAIGDKWLVTSGLSAGDRLIVEGLQKVKAGAPVHAVPAGSPRAAPVMAAK
- a CDS encoding glycoside hydrolase family 3 protein, whose protein sequence is MTRQTCRRAAASLAAVAAILGGFRGPALAADPPGLAHPDRWPAAHSRGLTDPKTEAFVTGLMATMSLEEKVGQLIQADIASIRPEDLRDYPLGSILAGGDSPPLGAPDRSPAAAWLATARAFRAVSLETRPGHTPIPVMLGVDAVHGNNNVVGATLFPHNIGLGAMHDPALMRRIGEATAQETAAAGIDWAFAPTLAVVRDDRWGRTYEGYSEDPQLVAAYAGQMVAGLQGAPATWPALQAGHVAASAKHFLGDGGTDKGKDQGDNLYDESELARLNAPGYVAAIEAGAMTVMASYSSWQGVKMHANASLLTGVLKQRMGFDGFVVSDWNALGQLPGCTNENCPAAINAGIDMVMAPDTWKGLYRNTLAQARSGEIPMARIDDAVRRILRVKAKAGLFGPRPWEGRLDTLGSPQHRAIARQAVRESLVLLKNEGSVLPIRGSAHVLVAGDGADNVAKQAGGWTLSWQGQGNTPGDFPNAQSIWSGLREAVHAAGGMAELSPDGSFRRKPDVAVVVFGENPYAESRGDLATLEYQPGAKTDLALLSKLKAQGIPVVAVFLSGRPLWVNPELAAADAFVAAWLPGSEGGGIADVLVGDAKGRARHDFTGRLSYAWPKFASQTRLNRGEPGYDPLFASGYGLSYRRPAALPALPEVPGSPGGADPVPAAGPRP
- a CDS encoding 2-hydroxychromene-2-carboxylate isomerase translates to MPLDYDLYWSFRSPYSYMVAPRLLALEAEHEVACRVRPVYPLAVRTPEFFDTRDPLWLPYFMTDVFREAAFLRLPFRWPRPDPVQRGPDGRYPEAQPWIHRLTHLGVAAAERGRGLAFLVEASRVIWSGDVDDWQEGDHLARAAERAGLDFAEMAAAVDAAPDRYAAVVEENQVAQRAAGHWGVPMMVFGGEAFFGQDRFDQLKWRMQQHGLTARRGS